From the Chryseobacterium fluminis genome, the window TGTTTTTAAAACCCGGTACTGATAGAGATAAGACATCATTTTCTCTTTTGATCCGAAGTAATAGGAGATCATTGCCACATTAATATTGGCTTTGGAACAGATATCCCGCACGGATGTTCCTTCATACCCTTTTTTCGCAATTAGTTCCTCTGCGATGTCTAATATGTGAATTTGTTTCTCAGTAAATTTTTTTTTCATAAAGTGCTGCTTTCAGGTAAAGTTAAGAAATTTTTAACAAATTTATAAACGTTCGTTTAATAATTTTATATTAATTCTAAATAACCTTATTTTTGACAAATGGAATTTTTTGATTTTCATCACCATAAGAATAATTTGAGATACGGTGTTTATAATGTAAACCTCAGAGAAATTCCTCCGGATTTCCCATATTCTATAGGCATTCATCCTAAAGAGATTGCTGCCGATGCCTTAGAGTCTCAGTTTGACTGGCTGCGTTCCAATATCGACAGTCACTGCTTTGCCATCGGGGAATGCGGACTGGATTCTTTTTCGGAAACTGATCAAAAAATTCAGGAAGATGTTTTTTTAAGACAGATTGAAATTGCCAACGAACTTAAAAAACCATTGATCATCCACTGTGTAAGAAAGTTCTATGAAGTCATTTCCTTTAAAAAATACGCAGAACAGTCTATGATCATTCACGGTTTTAATAAAAAGCACAGTATCGCAGAAGATTTACTTAAAAATAATTTTTATCTGAGTTTTGGAAAAGCGGTTTTGTATAATTTATCTTTGCAAAATACTTTGAAAATGATTCCTCTGGATAAAGTGTTTCTGGAAACGGACAATGATGATTTTATAATTGAAGAATTATATCAGAAAGCATCAGAAATCAAAGGGATTTCTTTAGAGAGATTAAATGAACAGATTTTAGAAAATTTAGAGACGATACAAAATGGATAAATACTGGCTGGAAAGAACGGAGCTTCTGATAAAAGAAGAAGGATTGGAAAAACTCAACAAGGCAACTGTTCTGGTCGTCGGCTTGGGAGGAGTAGGCTCTTTTGCTGCTGAATTTCTTGCAAGAGCCGGAGTCGGTAATATGACCATTGTAGACGGTGACACCGTAGATATCACAAATATTAACAGACAGTTACCCGCACTGCATTCTACTATTGGAAAGCATAAGGTAGATCTTGTTGCAGATCGTCTTTTAGACATTAACCCAACGCTTAATCTGGTAAAGATCAATGAATTTCTAAATCCTGAAAGAATGGACGAAGTATTGGATTCTGCGAAATTTGATTACGTTTTGGACTGTATCGACAGCGTAACGCCAAAACTTTCTTTAATCATTGCCGCTAAAAGAAGAAGAATAAAGATCGTGAGCTCTATGGGCGCGGGCGGAAAAACCGATCCCAGCAAAGTCATGGTAAGAGATATCAGTAAGACCGAACATTGTCACCTTGCCAGACAGGTGAGAAAAAGGCTGAAAAAAGTAAAAATTGACAAAGGGGTACGTTGTGTTTTTGCCAATGACATTCAGGATGAGGAAAGTCTGAAAATGACCGACGGGACCAATTATAAAAGATCTTTTTACGGGACCATCAGTTATATGCCTGCCATTTTTGGTCTTTATACGGCTTCGGAAGTTATCAATCATTTGCTGAAAGATTAGATTTTCACATGATCTCTATTTTTTTTGAGGTTCTATACACAAACATTGCCGGAATTAAAATTAATGACAGCAGTAAATCTCACACAGTCAGCCCAAATCAGACGGAGTATCAAAAAACAATAAAATATGCCTTATATTTACCATCCGTAAATGACAGATTCCAAATATCCCAGAGCAGAAAAGCTGAAAGCTAAAACTGAAATTGCCTTACTTTTTGAAAAAGGCAAATGGAGAACCTATGGAAACCTTAGGATCATTCTTTTAAAAGATAAGCCTGATTTCCCGGTAAGCTCTGCAAAATTCTCGGTTTCAGTATCTAAAAGATATTTTAAAAAAGCGGTACACAGAAATCGGGTAAAGAGGCTTCTCCGGGAATGCTACCGTATGAACAAAGACCTTTTCAAAGAAGCGTTCGGAGAAAAAACCGTGGCGATGCTTTTCTGGACTTCTCCGGAAATGCCCAAAAAATTTCAGGACGTGGAAACACAGTTTATCAGGCTTTGCCAGACCCAGAAGAAATCTTAATTCTTCTTTCCCGATATATTAGGGTCTTCTCAATCTTTCAGTTTTCATTGGAAATATTTTTTTTGTAACTTTCAGGGAAACAAATCATCCGAAAAATTAATATGTTAGAAAATGTTCCCTATCTATCCTATATTCTAAGTGCTTTTATAGGTATCGGCTTAGCTGCCGCCAGTGGATTCAGGGTTTTCCTGCCTTTATTTGCCGTGAGTCTGGCCTCGTACTTCCATTGGATCCCTATGAGCGAGCAGTTTGAATGGCTTACCGGGCTTCCTACTCTCATTACAACAGCAATAGCGACAGTGGTTGAAGTTCTGGCCTATTACATTCCTTTTATTGATCATCTCCTGGATACGGTATCGGTTCCGCTGGCAACAATTGCCGGCTCTCTGTTATTTGCCAGCCAGTTTGCGGGTATCGGGTCATTTTCACAATGGGGCCTCGCATTAATAGCGGGAGGAGGAACTGCAGCTACGATAAGTTCGGGCTTTGCGGGGATTCGTGCGGCCTCTACTGCCACAACAGGAGGATTAGGAAATTCTGTGGTGGGAACTACAGAAACGGCCGGCGCCGGGATTATGTCTATTTTAGCAATGGCTGCTCCTGTAATTGCTGTGATTTTTACGATCATCACAATTGTGTGCATTATAATTCTGGGAAGAAAAGCATGGAAAAAATTAAGAAGCAGAAAAAAAAGGGTTCATCATACATAAAAAAGACCAGGTTTATCTCCCAGTCTTTTCTCTTGTATTTCTTTTTAATTGTATTTGCTGATAAACTCCGTATCCAAAAGGAAAGAGCAGTGTTACATATCCGCGTAGCAATGCCTGTTTCCGGGATAAGTCAGGATAAAACATGACGGAAAACAAAAAACCCAGCATCAGGTAAGCTACCGTAAGCCCTATGATCTTCCTATTCATCCTGTATTAATTTTTGCTTCTGAAATCTTTTATTTTCTGAATTCTTTCTTCAAAATAGGCTTTCTTTTCCGGTGTTTTCTTAATTAATATTTCAAATGCTTTAATGGCTTTTGTATACAATTTCTGTTCAAAGTACAAAGTGGCGAGGGTCTCGGTCATTAAGTGAGAAATATCGTCGTTTCTTTCTTTGATAACATATGCAGACTCTTCTTTCAGCTGGGAAATTCTGGGGTTGTTTTCGATAAAGGTTTCAATCACTTTATTCTTAATCTCTACAATTTCTTTTTTGTCTTCTACCGGCACAGGTTCTCCCTCATGTCTGTCGATTTTAAGCCAGCTCTGCCATGTATTGATGAATCCCGGAACATTGCTGTCTGCAGGACTTTTAACTTTCACTTCAGGATTTTCCTGCTTTTCTTTCTCTGTATCGGATACAGGTTCAGGTTCGGTTTTTTCTGAAGACCATCTGGAAATATCAGAACTGAAGAAAGAAACATTCATGACCGGTGCTTCATTTTCCTTTTGTTCCGGTATTACTGATTCTTCCTCAATTTCAGAAATATGGTCATTCATTTCCTGTTTCTCCTGATCTTCCGTTATTTCCCGAACGTCGTCTTTTTCAGGTACTGTGTTTTCTTTTTCTGAAATTTCAGGTTCATTAACTTTTTCTTCCGGTTGAGAAGCTGTTTGTTCTTTATTGATCAGAGAATCCGGAACATGAGCTTCAAAACTCATAGGTTTCCACTCGTTTATAATTTCTTTCTCCGCTTCAGGCTCGTGAACTATAATTATCTCCTCATCCTGAGCATCCTGCGTGGTTTCTGGAACTTTCTCTTCTATTTCTTCCTCAGCGGAAACGATGTCAAAATTCTGGGTTTCAGCGAAACTGATATTATCATTACCGGCGGTCTCAGGCTCATCTGTTTTCTGCTCATCAGAAACCTTTCTGCTTTCCTTCATTTTCCTTTCTACCTGCTCAATAAGACGTCTTATTTCCTCCTCATGTTTATTTAAAACTCCTGCAGACGTTTCCTCATTTTGAGACTTCTGCTGGTCTCCCGGTACCTTATCCGGATCTGCCTCAGAATTGCTTTCAACAGGTTCTGTATTTCCGGAAATCAGTTCGGGTTTCTCCACTGTATCAGAAGGAATGGTCACGTCAGGCAAAAAAGACTCCGTTTCATGAAAACTGATATCAGATTCTTCTTTAACGGTATCTTTAACCTCTTCCGAAGCTATTTTATCTCCATCAATGATGGTTTCCGAAGTAAATTCCACCTCTTCTTTCAGGAGATGTTCTGAATTTTCACCTGAAATAATCTGTTCTTCTTTTTCTTCTTCTGTATTTTGTTCCGGAGTATCTGGCGAAATATCTATGTCAGCTATTATAGATTCTACTTCACTAATGCCGGTATCTGATTGAGCTCCTGTAATTTCTGTATCTGATTTATTTTCAGATCCGGTATTTTTTTCAGAACCTGATTCTTCTTCAGCAGCCAGAGGCTCTGCAGATACATCAGAAGCTGTTTCCTGATCATCATTTTCTATCTGAAGAGATTTCGGTCTGTACGTTACAATAGATCCGGATTCGAGTGTAGATTCAAGATCTATGGTTTCATAATTTTCTTCGCTGAGGAAATTTTCTTCACCTTCAAATAAAATTCTGTTTCTTTCACCATTTACATAAACCTCTACAGATTCCGGGGTGTTATTTTGGACAAGACTTGCCGCTTCAGCATATTTATTTTCCGCTGCTGTCTTCTCTGAGAATTCATTTTCCGGAATTTCTGACGGTTCCAATTGCTCAATAGGGGCCAAGGCCGGATTTTCAGCAGGAGCTGCTGTCTTATCTTCTCTTTTTAACGGAAAATTCTGACTTTTATAAGTATAGCTGAATGTATTTTTGGGAGCCTTTGTTTGTTCTTCAGCGACAAGTTCTTCTGCTGTATTTTGTTTCTGGTGTATTTTACCATTGATCAGCTGATATAGTATTTTTTTATCTGTGGTATAGGCTGCCGTTGTGGAAAGCTCTTTCTGATAATTCGCTTTATCATAAAGGTGAATACCATAAAGATGCAATGCCCTGATATTTTGAATAAACGGAAAAGAATCAATCTCTTCTTTCAAAAGATTGAGGTCTTCTGACTGAATATTTTTGGGGTTCTTTAATAATTCTAAAACTCTAGGATTCATCTTACCAGTTTGCTACAATATCGTTAAAAATCTTATTGATAATTCTATCGGTTACAATTTTAACCTGTGAATTTTCTATATCACTCTGAGATAGGCTATTATTGAAGACTGCTTCATCAGAATAGGTCCTGTCGAAACTGGAATCCGGATGAATTTTGTTTTCATAGTGCACTTTCACGGTAATTATCAGTTTGTTCTGAGATTCATTGATCACTCCTCCTGTCGTGGTGGTAGTCGTCGTTGAGCTGATTGTCGTAGGAGAAATAGAGTAATCCGTGATCTCACCTTCAATCAGAATATCAGGATTTTCTTTCGTTCCTTTTAAGGTTGTCCTTTGTAAAAACCGGTTTTGAATATCCGTTGAAAACTGCTGAGATAAAGCAGGATTCACCAGAGCGGCATTGTTTGGAAATTCATTGATCTGAACCGTTTTCTCATCTGTAAGAGATGACCCTGTAAAAGAGTAGCATTGCACGAACAATGTAAGGATAATAAACCCGAAAATTAATTTTGTTTTACTCATAAACCAATCTTTTGATTTTGCGTTTCTAAAACGTCTTTAAAACTCATGTATTTAATGCAAAGCCCAAGCGGAGCAGTAAGAAAAATACCGATACCACATGCCAGAATACCTATCTGTGAAATAACTCCTGCAAGAATCATGAAAATAAAAATCATCCAGAAGTTCTTTTTGGCAATTTTCCATGATAAACCAAAGGCTTGTCTAACACTTTGAACTCTGTATACTGAAATAAGCGGCTGCACAAAATAAAAAGATACAGAAAATGCAAACATCAATATTATAAAGAGGCAAAACCAGATTATAAATCCTCCGGCAAATAATGCTGAGCCTACAGCACCGGGATCGTTACCATATTTTGCAGCTGCCAGTAACGGAATTAATGAGAACTGTACCGGGATCATTAATATAAAGACTACCGCCATAAGTAATATCAATAACTTAAAGTACACAAAGAAATCTGTAAAATCAAAAATATCACCGGCCTGTACAGGTTTTCCTTCGTCAGCCTTTTTACAGATTTTATAAAAGTTTCCGATGGCCAATATTCCGCAAAAAGGGATAATGCTCATTATAACAGCTAAAAGGGTCGCCAATACAAAGCCTCCAATATCTTTTTTAAACAGATCAATTCCTTCGGAAATATATTTTCCTATGTTGAAATTATATCCTTTGTTTGTTATTAAATCAAAGTTCCCCATGCGTTTATTATTCCTCTAAGTTATACTGTTTTATTTTTCTGTATAAAGTTCTTTGCGAGATTCCCAACTCGTCAGCAGCTTTATTTCTGCGTCCTTTATGTTTTTCCAGTGCCTTGATAATCAAATCTTTTTCATTATTCTGCAGAGATAAAGATTCTGGTCTGTTTTCCTCAATTTCAATATCTTCAAAATCCTCATAACTCTCTTCAGGATTCGAAATAATGGTAGGATTCTGCACTGCAGGATGATGATTCTCTTCAAAATACATCAGAGAACCCGGACCGGCATTCTGCTGCGGTTCAGGAGTATAGATCCTGTTAATCAGGTTTTTCTCATGATTGCTCAGATCTGCGGCGCCACGATTTTTAATAAGCTCCGAAGTTAATGATTTTAAATCATTAATATCACTTCTCATATCGAAGAGAATTTTATACATGATTTCTCTTTCGCTGCCAAAATCCGTCTGTTTTGAATTATTGGGCTGGTTGACTACCATAGGAAGATGAGTTTCCATAGGAATATATTCTGCCAGCTTATCTACGGTGACATGCCTGTTCCTCTCCACCACGGTCATCTGCTCTACCAGGTTTCGCAACTGTCTTACATTCCCGGGAAACGTATAATTTTCTATATAATGTACTGCGCCCGGATCCAGCTCAAGCTCAGGCATTCTGTATTTTTCAGCAAAATCTATGGCAAATTTCCGGAACAGCAGATGGACGTCTCCTTTTCGTTCTCTTAAGGGCGGCATATCAATCTGTACGGTATTTAGACGATAATACAGGTCTTCACGAAATCGTCCGTCTTGAATGGCCTTCATCATATTCACATTGGTAGCCGCTACGATTCTTACATTTGTTTTCTGGACCTGTGAAGAACCTACTTTCATGAATTCTCCGCTTTCCAGTACTCTCAGTAAACGAACCTGTGTCTGTAATGGAAGCTCGCCCACCTCATCAAGGAAAATAGTTCCTCCGTCTGCTACTTCAAAATATCCTTTTCTGGTTGCTGTAGCTCCTGTAAAGGCCCCTTTTTCGTGACCGAACAATTCTGAATCGATGGTTCCCTCCGGAATGGCACCACAATTGACAACAATATAGGGCTGATGCTTTCTTTTGGATTCCGAATGAATGATTTTAGGGATAAATTCTTTCCCAACTCCACTTTCCCCGATGACCAGCACGGAAATATCTGTCGGAGCTACCTGAATCGATTTCTCCAAAGCGCGGTTTAGAGCTGGAAAATTCCCGATAATTCCGAAACGGTTTTTTATGTTTTGTAATTCGATACTCATAAGTAAAATTTAGATTATTGATTTGAGGCGGATCTTCGTAATAAACTGAAAATCTTTTAATTAGTTAAATGAATTTGTTATAAATTTTAACTGATTGCTTCCAAATAATCTTTGTTTCTTACTTTTGAAACCTTGCTTTTAAAAGATATGATTTCAGCAAAGCCATGTTGTTTGCCAAGTTTTTCGAAATTATATAAAATCCGACAATCTCTCTCTTCTTCTAAATCTATAAGCCAGAGCTTATAAAAACTGTGGTTATTCTGACGGTTTGGAAAGATATTTTCAATGAGATCAGCCGCATTTTGCTTCTGATGTATGGCAAAATGACCGACTTTTTTCTGAGCTGAAAGTTGCTGAGCCTTCTGACAGTCCTGTGAGATTAAGAGTTTTGTATAAAATTCGTAAAGTTTCTTATAATCTTCATGATCAGCACTTCCATGTCCTATCTGTGCCGAAACATTACTGCATATGATTACCAATAAAACACTGAGGCAATATTTCTGAAACTTTTCCATTGTCTATTACAGGTTATTGTTGATAATTTTTACGATTTACTATTGGCAGTACGTTATTAATCAATAAACGAATTAGCCTTTTACTGTTTCTCCTAAAAGTGTGCCCTGGGTGTTGTCAAATACAAATACGTCCACAATGTCACCTATTTTCTGTCCTTCCAACATATCAAAGACACAAACGGCATTCTGCGAATTTCTTCCCTTCCACTGATTTTTATTCTTTTTGGAAATTCCTTCGATCAGAATCTGATGGTTTTTTCCAACGTAGGATTTCATTCGTTCTCTGGACAGCTCACCTTGTAGCGCGATGACTTCTGCCAGACGTCTCTGCTTGATTTCCGCAGGAATATTATCTTCCATTTTTTTATGGGCCGGAGTTCCCGGTCTTTCTGAATAGGCAAACATATAACCGTAATCATATTCCACTTCTCTCATCAGACTTAAAGTATCCTGATGATCTTCCTCAGTTTCATTACAGAAACCGATGATCATATCCTGGGAAAAAGAAATATCCGGAACAATTTCTTTTGCCTTTTTAATCAGATCCAGATATTCTTCACGGGTATGCTGTCTGTTCATTGCTTCCAGCATCCTGTTGCTTCCACTCTGAACCGGCAGGTGAACATATTTACAGATGTTCTCATGTTTTGCCATCATTCTGAATACATCCAGGCTCATATCCTGAGGATTCGAAGTTGAAAATCTGATTCTCATTTCAGGAATGGCTTTCGCTACCAGGTCAAGCAATTGGGCAAAATTAACGGCTGTAGCTTTCTGCATTTCTGAGGCTTTCGCAAAGTCTTTTTTAGGACCTCCTCCATACCAGAGATAAGAATCTACATTTTGTCCCAAAAGAGTAATTTCTTTGTAGCCGCTCTGCCAGAGACTTTTACACTCTTCTAAAATAGAGTGCGGGTCGCGGCTCCTCTCTCTGCCTCTTGTAAAAGGAACGACACAGAACGTACACATATTATCACAACCTCTTGTAATGGTGACAAATGCTGTAACACCATTTCCGCCTAAACGGACAGGATTAATATCTGCATAGGTTTCTTCTTTTGACAGAATTACATTTATCGCATCTCTTCCGTCTTCTGTCTCCTTTAACAGATTGGGTAAATCTCTGTAGGCATCCGGTCCAACCACAAGATCAACCAGCTGTTCTTCTTCCAGGAATTTTGTTTTAAGCCTTTCTGCCATACAGCCTAAAACCCCAACCGTCATGTTCGGTTTTTCCTTTTTCAGATTTTTGAATTGGGAAAGACGCATTCTTACGGTCTGCTCGGCTTTTTCACGGATCGAACATGTATTTAAAAGAATGAGATCTGCTTCCTCTACCTTAAGCGTGGTATTATACCCCTGCTCATTCAGGATAGAGGCAACGATTTCAGAATCAGAAAAGTTCATCTGACAGCCATAACTCTCTAAAAATAGTTTCTTAGAGTTTCCGTCTTTCTCCGCGATGGCGAATGCTTCTCCCTGTTTTGTCTCGTCTATATATTTTTCTTGCACTGTAGTATCTTTTTACCATTCATTATTTAAAGCTCAAAGTTTTCCGACTTTGATTTTTTAAACTTTGAACTTCCTGAATTTGCAAAGATACAAAATCTTATGACAGAATGGCAGGACTATCTAAATCTCATCGAATTATAATAATTATCATAATATTTCTGCCTCTCCCTTTCCGGTTCAAAACTAAATTCCTGACGTAAGGAAATGCGCAAGTCTTTTTTGAAAGAAACACCATTAAAAGTGGCGGGTTTCCATTTACCCCCTATTTTTGTAATTCTATAGGCTAATTCTTTTCTGTCTCTCTCATTTAGTTTACTGTCTATAATAGCAACATCAGTTAAATCTCCATTATCATCAATCGAAAACACCAGCATAGATGAATTGTTTTCATTCTTAATTAAACTTCTGGAAAGTACATCTGTAACCTCGTCCCTGAATTTTTTTAATCCTTTGCTATATTCAGGTTCGGTCATTTTATTTTTTCTTAAATCTTCGTTTGTATAATAAAGGAA encodes:
- a CDS encoding TatD family hydrolase encodes the protein MEFFDFHHHKNNLRYGVYNVNLREIPPDFPYSIGIHPKEIAADALESQFDWLRSNIDSHCFAIGECGLDSFSETDQKIQEDVFLRQIEIANELKKPLIIHCVRKFYEVISFKKYAEQSMIIHGFNKKHSIAEDLLKNNFYLSFGKAVLYNLSLQNTLKMIPLDKVFLETDNDDFIIEELYQKASEIKGISLERLNEQILENLETIQNG
- a CDS encoding tRNA threonylcarbamoyladenosine dehydratase, with protein sequence MDKYWLERTELLIKEEGLEKLNKATVLVVGLGGVGSFAAEFLARAGVGNMTIVDGDTVDITNINRQLPALHSTIGKHKVDLVADRLLDINPTLNLVKINEFLNPERMDEVLDSAKFDYVLDCIDSVTPKLSLIIAAKRRRIKIVSSMGAGGKTDPSKVMVRDISKTEHCHLARQVRKRLKKVKIDKGVRCVFANDIQDEESLKMTDGTNYKRSFYGTISYMPAIFGLYTASEVINHLLKD
- the rnpA gene encoding ribonuclease P protein component, producing MTDSKYPRAEKLKAKTEIALLFEKGKWRTYGNLRIILLKDKPDFPVSSAKFSVSVSKRYFKKAVHRNRVKRLLRECYRMNKDLFKEAFGEKTVAMLFWTSPEMPKKFQDVETQFIRLCQTQKKS
- a CDS encoding DUF4126 domain-containing protein — its product is MLENVPYLSYILSAFIGIGLAAASGFRVFLPLFAVSLASYFHWIPMSEQFEWLTGLPTLITTAIATVVEVLAYYIPFIDHLLDTVSVPLATIAGSLLFASQFAGIGSFSQWGLALIAGGGTAATISSGFAGIRAASTATTGGLGNSVVGTTETAGAGIMSILAMAAPVIAVIFTIITIVCIIILGRKAWKKLRSRKKRVHHT
- the lptE gene encoding LPS assembly lipoprotein LptE, which encodes MSKTKLIFGFIILTLFVQCYSFTGSSLTDEKTVQINEFPNNAALVNPALSQQFSTDIQNRFLQRTTLKGTKENPDILIEGEITDYSISPTTISSTTTTTTTGGVINESQNKLIITVKVHYENKIHPDSSFDRTYSDEAVFNNSLSQSDIENSQVKIVTDRIINKIFNDIVANW
- a CDS encoding sigma-54 interaction domain-containing protein, with product MSIELQNIKNRFGIIGNFPALNRALEKSIQVAPTDISVLVIGESGVGKEFIPKIIHSESKRKHQPYIVVNCGAIPEGTIDSELFGHEKGAFTGATATRKGYFEVADGGTIFLDEVGELPLQTQVRLLRVLESGEFMKVGSSQVQKTNVRIVAATNVNMMKAIQDGRFREDLYYRLNTVQIDMPPLRERKGDVHLLFRKFAIDFAEKYRMPELELDPGAVHYIENYTFPGNVRQLRNLVEQMTVVERNRHVTVDKLAEYIPMETHLPMVVNQPNNSKQTDFGSEREIMYKILFDMRSDINDLKSLTSELIKNRGAADLSNHEKNLINRIYTPEPQQNAGPGSLMYFEENHHPAVQNPTIISNPEESYEDFEDIEIEENRPESLSLQNNEKDLIIKALEKHKGRRNKAADELGISQRTLYRKIKQYNLEE
- the miaB gene encoding tRNA (N6-isopentenyl adenosine(37)-C2)-methylthiotransferase MiaB, producing the protein MQEKYIDETKQGEAFAIAEKDGNSKKLFLESYGCQMNFSDSEIVASILNEQGYNTTLKVEEADLILLNTCSIREKAEQTVRMRLSQFKNLKKEKPNMTVGVLGCMAERLKTKFLEEEQLVDLVVGPDAYRDLPNLLKETEDGRDAINVILSKEETYADINPVRLGGNGVTAFVTITRGCDNMCTFCVVPFTRGRERSRDPHSILEECKSLWQSGYKEITLLGQNVDSYLWYGGGPKKDFAKASEMQKATAVNFAQLLDLVAKAIPEMRIRFSTSNPQDMSLDVFRMMAKHENICKYVHLPVQSGSNRMLEAMNRQHTREEYLDLIKKAKEIVPDISFSQDMIIGFCNETEEDHQDTLSLMREVEYDYGYMFAYSERPGTPAHKKMEDNIPAEIKQRRLAEVIALQGELSRERMKSYVGKNHQILIEGISKKNKNQWKGRNSQNAVCVFDMLEGQKIGDIVDVFVFDNTQGTLLGETVKG